GGGCTCCCTTCCCCAGTCAATTAGTATTCGCTGTGCAAAAATCAGGAAATTCCTTCATTATGCCGGTGCCGGGTGGCAATCTGACACTTAAGGTGGTGCTTCGGCATTTCCATTATAAACTCCACTTCTCATGGAGGGTTGTggcacagcaataaaaacttgCCAGGAGGGCTTCACCTTGGGACATTTTAGAGTAAACACTGCATTTCCCTTCCGAggggtcttttttttcttaatcatgtTATGCCAAGTCtgagaaattaatttttctccatgtgataaaaaataagaatttaccTAGCGTTTTGGTAATTTTAATGCAGGCATTGGTTTGCCTTTAACTGTAAAGAAACAAGGAGCATTTGAAGTAATGCGCCCATTAATCACCCTGATTTGATCATTACTCAGTGTGCACATGAATAGGTGTATCACATGCTACCCCAAAATTTGTATGATTATTATGTGACAATTAAAAATGAGagaatataaagtaaaatgtaaaatgccaaagtgttttaattaaaaaatggaaagaaatattttgcaCTTGGAGACTTGTTTTTCCAAAGTGTTAAGCAGTTCTTGCATTGCCTTCCCCCAcaccctctttttgtttttggtctgtgttgaagtctcccacaatTAGGCAATATTAATTTATGAGAACTTCTAAAAGTCACTGCCTGTCCCAGGTCCACCATCAGCAGAAGTCTGTGAAGAAAACCAACCCAGACATAAGGACCTCCTGTATAAAATCTCAGTCACCATCTTAGAGGTCTCTGGGGACAGACACCATCTACCTGTCCCCGTGTCAGCACCTTTGGGCATTTTGGAAGAGTCTCCATTTCCAGTGTTTTATCGTGTTGTTGGGTATTGAATGAAGGCACACATCCTACCTTTTACTCCTACGAATACCAAGTCACCATAGGCTTCTCAGGCTACTGAAAAATACACATTCATTCTCACACCCCCACTACCGTATGCTACAACTGGTAAATCTCAAACGAATGGCAGGCCCTTACTTTTAAGAGTCATTGGTGATGGACAGTAACTCTATCGGCTTGTTTGCTGCAGCAGTAACCAAATTTCTCAGGCTGAgtatattacaaaaaaaaaaaggttcgtCTTACTAACAGTTTTGGAAACTGAAATCCCAAGATTGGATGACTCTCTCAGCTCAAAACCGGGGCCAACCTGCCAGTACGTGGGCCTCTGTGAGGCACACACAAACCTTACTGAACCAGGGTAGCTACCCAAACATGTTTTTGTTTCGGTTTCTGTGagaatgccatttttaaaaaaataggatttGCAAATTACATGTAATAAAATCATATGGTGATATATCAGTTATCtatctttttgaaaattttacatttgtctattattttaacaggtatgtgtgtgagtgcgtgtgcatgctgccatggtgtacatgtggaggtcaggggacagcgtGGGGAGCTGGTTCTCCTTTTCCACCACATGAATCCCACCAGGCTGGCAGCAAGCCCCCTTACTCTTTGAGCCATCTTACTAGGACTTAGTTGTCTTTGTTGTCTCTCTGACGTCATACAGGACATAGACAATCTAATggaggaaggatttgttttggctcatgggTTACAGAGTGATTGGTCCATTTTCATGTGTCCCCGAGCAGAGAGTGTGTGATGAAGACTTAGCgaacaaagcagaagaaagaaatgtcataTAGATGGACTAATTATTTTTTTGAGTGAAAGCTcatgattttattgtcttcataacAAGGTCAGCTTAGAACTGGATCActtggccctttctcttcttatcaccACCCAGTTCAAAATGCTTGCATCTCTTCATAGCCAGCATCCTCTTAGATCTGCAGTTGGGCTCCACACATTCCAGTCTCAGCACAATCTTCTTTGTAGTTTTCGCCTTTTTGTAGAAAATAGGCTTAGTCTGCCCACCATAGccactctgtttcctgtcatAACGCTGCTTTCCCTGGGCATACAAAGAATCTTTGCCCTTCTTGTACTGGGCCACTTTGTGGGGTTGGTGCTTGCCACATTTCTTGCAGAATGTACGGCGGGTCTTAAGAACATTCACCATGTTGGCGGGTGCGATATCGgcacaaaaagaaagagggaaggctAGACGGACTAATTTTAACTTTTGAATCTATACAGGTCCCTAAACTATGGGAAGGCCCCACTGGTAGTGCTGATGGGTCTTCCCACCCTCAGtgaatcctctctggaaacaccgtTCCATATAAAGCCAGAGGTGCCCTTTACTGATCTCCAAGTTGAAGCCAGACCGACAGTGAAGATTAACCAACATGGTTCCACCAGTGATAATAGATATCTAGACTATGCATTACACAGATGATATTTCTCTACTCTTACTTGTGAGGTCAGAACAAGGTGTTCCAGGCACACATCAGAGCTGATCCACACAGAAAACAGACATCTGAAAGATCGTTACCAACCTCCTCTTCAAGTCTCTATTATTTTTGTATAATGACAATGACTTCGCCATCTAAACCATAGATTTGGGACACAAGCAGGTTGCAATTCTGGAATTTGTAGCTCTAAGACCCATTTCAGTTCAGAGGTAGTTTATATATCTGGAAGCCCAAGATGACACTGAAATGAGGGACAGACTTATAGTTCCACTGGGAGCTGACACAGAGtatagagagaaatagagagagggaggggaaagagcaaAAAGAAGAGAGCCAGACACTGTAGTTTACAGGTCTGTGTTACTTCCTACAATTATAGttgatacttaaaaaaaaattcacaggtGAGTCATAAGAATAGGAGTAGGATTACTTTTGTGTAACTGATACAAAGATTGAAAAcaattcccttcctcctcttgtaTTGGCTTAGCCAACAACCTCTGTTTCCCAAAACacacattcacgcacacacacacacaccacaagctggattttaaaatactaatttaatTGTTAGCCAAGATTGATTTCCAGGAATCTTCAGAGACACAGAGGACTTACCAAAGGTGGGGCAGAAATGTATATGGTTGGAGGACAGCTGTCAAGACTCCTTGTCCAGCGGAAGTGAAGCCAAGAAGGTACCTCAAATGATAGTTGAATCTAGATCGTTTCAGGGCAGAGCTGTCAATGGCAGATCAGCCAGGGATTTGGATTCTTTAGGCCTGATGTAGATTTAATCCCCTTCTCTGTCCAACAAACCGTTCTTCACCCTTTAGAACCTAACTCCAATGCCATACCTGGATatgataaaacaaacagacaaacacagagataTAAAGTACTGAGGAGAAGGTGAAGAAAGGACAAGGCTCCACACAGCAGATGGCAATGTATGTTAGTGCCGTCTCTGGGGTCTGTGGAGAGCAGGCTCCAGTGATATCAGAAAAGAACTGCCGTGTGGTCCCGCCATCCCCCCTCCTGGAAAATCACTGAGGGAGTTGAAATCTCCAACTATAAGGATGTATGTAATTCCCATGTTTGCAGCAGCCGTATTCACAAATCAGGTATAGAAACAAGCCGAGGCATCTGTAGACAGAGGAGTGGGTATGGGAACTagaatgtgtgcatacatacatgtacggAGGGGGAGCTGGCCTAGAGCTCTGATGTGCAATATCAAGACTACCAGTCACTGTGTATGATTTGGGGAATGTTCTCTAAAATGGTAGCATTTATCTGCCCTTGTCACAGGCACAAATGAATCACTGTGTGGAAAGATAAATAGGTTAACTTGCGTGGCTGTGATAACCGTCTTCCTTTCTATCTTTGTATCCTATAAAACCATGTGTATTCTTGAAATACATAGTCTAAAATTCATCAAGAGGTTGGGAGAGCAAATGTAACATTAGTTCCAATGGTCCTGACTTTCTGTGAAAACCTACTAAACCCTTCCCTTGCACCCCTGCTTTCCTCTGTGACGGTTCATCATATCTGTGTAAAAAGTGCTATAGAACACCAGCTAGGTAAGACTGCCATTCCTTCCTGAGGTCTGAGTCGTGTCTCCAAGATCTTGTCCAGGCCTTGCTCAGGATACTTGGTAACACAGTCACACACTGGCTAACAAGTAGaaggatatatatacacacatgggctTCCAAAGGCTCTTGCCTTATGATTGGTTTGCTATACTTGACTGATTAGGAGGAAATAATTAGTGGCTAAAAGCCAGCTTTTCATTGTGGCTACTAATGACACTTCTTGGCCAATTTCCATCCAGCACCCTAGTtcgaagagaatgctgggaagccaTCTGTGTGTCACTGAAAATGCCTaagacttcctgaaactgaagatCAACCCAACTTAGGAATTTCACCATGAGTCCCAGGCCTCGAGCCAGCCCGGCTTCTCTCAGATTAAGATGGCCACTCGTTTGTGTGAGGCACTCGTTAGCTGGGAATGTGGTCAGTGGGCAGTGAACTGCTCAGATGCCTGGAAGGTATTTCCTAAGAGACCACACGTCAAGTACCTGCTGAATCATGAGCTTCCCTCGAACAACAATGGGATGCTTTTACAGGCCGAGGGAGGGCTGTGTCGGAGCTGATACCTGGCACACACTAGAGCTGCCCAATCTGAGgttgagaggaggaaaggggaaactgGAGACTGACTCACTGAGACTGTACTTTTCATGGGAGTTGCTTCTCTGGGATTGCTGTGTTCCTGGGTCAGAAAGAGTCACTTAAACTTTTTACCTCACTCATGCTTAAAGGATATTCATCCACTCCCTTTAGTTCTAACCACATAGGCATTAGTGGGCTCTTAAGAATATGTCAatccacaaaaacagacaggaggaccaatggaacagaatcaaAGATCCGGATATTAatacacacacctttgaacacctggtttttgacaaagaagcaaaagatatcatatggaaaaagaaaagcatatttaacaagtggtgctggcataactggatatcaacatatagaagaatgaaaagagatccatatctatcagcATGCATaaacctcaagtccaaatggatcaaaggcctcaacataaagccagccatac
The Microtus pennsylvanicus isolate mMicPen1 chromosome 2, mMicPen1.hap1, whole genome shotgun sequence DNA segment above includes these coding regions:
- the LOC142845097 gene encoding large ribosomal subunit protein eL42-like, coding for MVNVLKTRRTFCKKCGKHQPHKVAQYKKGKDSLYAQGKQRYDRKQSGYGGQTKPIFYKKAKTTKKIVLRLECVEPNCRSKRMLAMKRCKHFELGGDKKRKGQVIQF